In Xiphias gladius isolate SHS-SW01 ecotype Sanya breed wild chromosome 6, ASM1685928v1, whole genome shotgun sequence, a single genomic region encodes these proteins:
- the mllt1a gene encoding protein ENL isoform X1 encodes MENQCTVQVKLELGHRAQLRKKVTSEGFTHDWMVFVRGPETGDIQHFVEKVVFRLHDSFPKPKRVCKEPPYKVEESGYAGFLMPIEVYFKNKEEPKRVCFNYDLFLNLEGNPPVNHLRCEKLTFNNPTKEFRRKLIKAGGVLVVPEGAEAVSRPSPDYPMLPTIPLSAFSDPKKTKTSHVSKEPSKEGSGSSSKGTKQHKLTKEHRERPRKDSESKATSKGDNDRDGSSKSVRDPSSSSSSSSKKPPEIKVKDEVKVLPKAAFKEPKLTLKESKMEGMSPKGGGAGSGGGGGGGGGGGGGPTESKAPGKRPSTVESPKPSAKKQKKGNSEGPKGPASGAFTGNSPRVSSSSAATQPYAEKKAPKEKGRWAKVKNDTQELKEPKKLPESEESNSEDEASSKSEQSAPSSPSNSSSSSGSSSDSDFEPGQKQGQGPLRSMVEEIQSEESDDDDSSSEEETPIKTNPPNRDSRLSLDSESDSSDGSHRPSRDPAPPPQKHSSSNNKVSGRKSPDSSFRSDKVLKKGYDKVGRAYTEELVDLHRRLMALRERNVLQQIVNLIEETGHFNVTNTTFDFDLFSLDESTVRKLQSYLEATAT; translated from the exons TGCACAGTGCAGGTGAAGCTGGAGTTGGGCCACAGAGCACAGCTAAGGAAGAAAGTGACATCAGAAGGTTTCACCCACGATTGGATGGTGTTTGTCCGAGGGCCAGAGACCGGCGACATCCAGCACTTTGTAGAAAAGGTTGTCTTCCGCCTGCATGACAGCTTCCCCAAACCTAAGAGAG TATGCAAGGAGCCTCCATACAAAGTGGAGGAGTCGGGCTACGCAGGCTTCCTCATGCCTATTGAGGTTTACTTCAAGAACAAG GAGGAGCCCAAAAGGGTGTGTTTCAACTACGATCTGTTCCTTAACTTGGAGGGTAACCCCCCGGTCAACCACCTGCGCTGTGAGAAGCTCACCTTCAACAACCCCACCAAAGAATTCAGGAGAAAGCTGATCAAAGCTGGAGGG GTATTGGTCGTTCCAGAGGGGGCTGAAGCTGTGTCCAGACCCAGTCCGGATTACCCGATGCTCCCCACCATtcccctctctgccttttcAGACCCCAAGAAAACCAAGACCTCTCATGTGTCAAAG gaACCCAGCAAAGAAGGAAGTGGTAGCAGCAGCAAAGGAACCAAACAGCACAAGCTGACCAAGGAGCATCGTGAACGGCCCCGAAAAGACTCTGAGAGCAAAGCCACATCCAAAGGAGACAACGACAGAGATGGAAGTAGCAAGAGTGTTCGCgatccttcctcttcctcatcctcgtCTTCAAAAAAGCCACCAGAGATCAAAGTGAAGGATGAAGTAAAGGTCCTACCCAAGGCTGCATTCAAGGAGCCTAAACTCACCCTGAAGGAGTCAAAGATGGAGGGCATGTCCCCTAAAGGAGGGGGGGCTGGGAGCggagggggtggtggtgggggaggagggggcggGGGAGGGCCGACAGAGTCCAAAGCTCCAGGGAAACGGCCCTCCACTGTGGAGTCTCCCAAACCCAGTgcaaagaagcagaagaagggCAACTCTGAGGGGCCAAAGGGGCCAGCAAGTGGGGCCTTCACAGGAAATTCTCCCCGTGTTTCCTCCTCGTCTGCAGCTACCCAGCCCTACGCTGAGAAGAAAGCTCCCAAGGAAAAAGGTCGCTGGGCCAAAGTCAAAAATGACACACAGGAGCTGAAGGAGCCCAAGAAACTTCCAGAGTCGGAAGAGTCGAATTCAGAAGACGAAGCATCTTCAAAGTCAGAG CAGTCAGCCCCTTCAAGTCCTTCCAATTCCAGTTCCAGTTCTGGCTCCAGTTCAGACTCAGACTTTGAGCCAGGACAAAAACAAGGGCAAG GGCCTCTACGATCCATGGTGGAGGAGATCCAGTCAGAAGAGTCGGATGATGACGACAGCAGCTCAGAGGAGGAGACCCCCATCAAGACCAATCCCCCCAACCGCGACTCTCG ACTCAGCCTCGACAGCGAGAGTGACAGCAGTGATGGCTCGCACCGCCCCAGTCGAGACCCCGCCCCGCccccacagaaacacagttcCTCCAATAACAAA GTGTCAGGCAGAAAGAGTCCAGATTCCTCGTTTCGCTCAGATAAGGTGTTGAAGAAGGGATACGACAAGGTAGGAAGG GCCTACACAGAGGAACTGGTGGACCTCCATCGCAGACTGATGGCTTTACGAGAGCGTAACGTCCTgcagcag ATTGTCAACCTGATAGAGGAGACGGGCCACTTCAACGTGACCAACACCACCTTTGACTTTGACCTCTTTTCACTGGACGAATCCACCGTCCGCAAACTACAGAGCTACCTTGAGGCGACAGCCACGTGA
- the mllt1a gene encoding protein ENL isoform X2: MENQCTVQVKLELGHRAQLRKKVTSEGFTHDWMVFVRGPETGDIQHFVEKVVFRLHDSFPKPKRVCKEPPYKVEESGYAGFLMPIEVYFKNKEEPKRVCFNYDLFLNLEGNPPVNHLRCEKLTFNNPTKEFRRKLIKAGGVLVVPEGAEAVSRPSPDYPMLPTIPLSAFSDPKKTKTSHVSKEPSKEGSGSSSKGTKQHKLTKEHRERPRKDSESKATSKGDNDRDGSSKSVRDPSSSSSSSSKKPPEIKVKDEVKVLPKAAFKEPKLTLKESKMEGMSPKGGGAGSGGGGGGGGGGGGGPTESKAPGKRPSTVESPKPSAKKQKKGNSEGPKGPASGAFTGNSPRVSSSSAATQPYAEKKAPKEKGRWAKVKNDTQELKEPKKLPESEESNSEDEASSKSEQSAPSSPSNSSSSSGSSSDSDFEPGQKQGQGPLRSMVEEIQSEESDDDDSSSEEETPIKTNPPNRDSRLSLDSESDSSDGSHRPSRDPAPPPQKHSSSNNKVSGRKSPDSSFRSDKVLKKGYDKAYTEELVDLHRRLMALRERNVLQQIVNLIEETGHFNVTNTTFDFDLFSLDESTVRKLQSYLEATAT, encoded by the exons TGCACAGTGCAGGTGAAGCTGGAGTTGGGCCACAGAGCACAGCTAAGGAAGAAAGTGACATCAGAAGGTTTCACCCACGATTGGATGGTGTTTGTCCGAGGGCCAGAGACCGGCGACATCCAGCACTTTGTAGAAAAGGTTGTCTTCCGCCTGCATGACAGCTTCCCCAAACCTAAGAGAG TATGCAAGGAGCCTCCATACAAAGTGGAGGAGTCGGGCTACGCAGGCTTCCTCATGCCTATTGAGGTTTACTTCAAGAACAAG GAGGAGCCCAAAAGGGTGTGTTTCAACTACGATCTGTTCCTTAACTTGGAGGGTAACCCCCCGGTCAACCACCTGCGCTGTGAGAAGCTCACCTTCAACAACCCCACCAAAGAATTCAGGAGAAAGCTGATCAAAGCTGGAGGG GTATTGGTCGTTCCAGAGGGGGCTGAAGCTGTGTCCAGACCCAGTCCGGATTACCCGATGCTCCCCACCATtcccctctctgccttttcAGACCCCAAGAAAACCAAGACCTCTCATGTGTCAAAG gaACCCAGCAAAGAAGGAAGTGGTAGCAGCAGCAAAGGAACCAAACAGCACAAGCTGACCAAGGAGCATCGTGAACGGCCCCGAAAAGACTCTGAGAGCAAAGCCACATCCAAAGGAGACAACGACAGAGATGGAAGTAGCAAGAGTGTTCGCgatccttcctcttcctcatcctcgtCTTCAAAAAAGCCACCAGAGATCAAAGTGAAGGATGAAGTAAAGGTCCTACCCAAGGCTGCATTCAAGGAGCCTAAACTCACCCTGAAGGAGTCAAAGATGGAGGGCATGTCCCCTAAAGGAGGGGGGGCTGGGAGCggagggggtggtggtgggggaggagggggcggGGGAGGGCCGACAGAGTCCAAAGCTCCAGGGAAACGGCCCTCCACTGTGGAGTCTCCCAAACCCAGTgcaaagaagcagaagaagggCAACTCTGAGGGGCCAAAGGGGCCAGCAAGTGGGGCCTTCACAGGAAATTCTCCCCGTGTTTCCTCCTCGTCTGCAGCTACCCAGCCCTACGCTGAGAAGAAAGCTCCCAAGGAAAAAGGTCGCTGGGCCAAAGTCAAAAATGACACACAGGAGCTGAAGGAGCCCAAGAAACTTCCAGAGTCGGAAGAGTCGAATTCAGAAGACGAAGCATCTTCAAAGTCAGAG CAGTCAGCCCCTTCAAGTCCTTCCAATTCCAGTTCCAGTTCTGGCTCCAGTTCAGACTCAGACTTTGAGCCAGGACAAAAACAAGGGCAAG GGCCTCTACGATCCATGGTGGAGGAGATCCAGTCAGAAGAGTCGGATGATGACGACAGCAGCTCAGAGGAGGAGACCCCCATCAAGACCAATCCCCCCAACCGCGACTCTCG ACTCAGCCTCGACAGCGAGAGTGACAGCAGTGATGGCTCGCACCGCCCCAGTCGAGACCCCGCCCCGCccccacagaaacacagttcCTCCAATAACAAA GTGTCAGGCAGAAAGAGTCCAGATTCCTCGTTTCGCTCAGATAAGGTGTTGAAGAAGGGATACGACAAG GCCTACACAGAGGAACTGGTGGACCTCCATCGCAGACTGATGGCTTTACGAGAGCGTAACGTCCTgcagcag ATTGTCAACCTGATAGAGGAGACGGGCCACTTCAACGTGACCAACACCACCTTTGACTTTGACCTCTTTTCACTGGACGAATCCACCGTCCGCAAACTACAGAGCTACCTTGAGGCGACAGCCACGTGA